The following are encoded in a window of Chromatiales bacterium genomic DNA:
- a CDS encoding HDOD domain-containing protein, translating into MTRILFVDDEPNIREGMRRMLRSMRNEWDMEFAESGEAALDVMAEWRSAQKPFDVVVSDMRMPGMDGADLLARVKEISPDSVRLILSGHSDTASIMKTVGNAHQYLNKPCDPELLKRTIKRAFALRTLLQDEHLQKIVGEIGSLPSLPVVYREVMASLQKPNASLADVGKVIGKDVAMTATLLKLVSSAFFGLSKPVNTVERAVAFLGLDTLITLVLAQGIFKESPPINVPGFSIEKLWQHSLATASAARIIAGQQGCDKAELDDAFLAGMLHDVGKLVLAQSMPEQFGEVLATARDNSAIHAEREVLQTTHADIGAYLLGLWGLTDAVVESVAFHERAGDAVTGGIGLPAIVHAADRLVHFPEQTDADCKELGLDTRCLTEFGMRERWPVWQSAWSAHLHGAAE; encoded by the coding sequence ATGACTCGTATACTTTTTGTCGACGATGAGCCCAATATTCGCGAGGGCATGCGTCGCATGTTGCGCAGCATGCGCAACGAATGGGATATGGAATTTGCCGAAAGCGGCGAAGCCGCACTCGACGTCATGGCTGAGTGGCGCAGTGCGCAAAAGCCCTTCGACGTCGTGGTCTCCGACATGCGCATGCCCGGCATGGATGGTGCCGACCTGCTGGCCCGCGTAAAGGAGATCTCGCCGGACAGTGTGCGACTGATTCTCTCCGGGCATTCTGATACCGCTTCGATCATGAAAACGGTAGGCAACGCCCACCAGTACCTCAACAAACCCTGTGACCCGGAGCTGCTCAAGCGCACCATCAAGCGCGCCTTTGCATTGCGCACATTGCTGCAGGATGAGCATCTGCAGAAAATAGTCGGCGAAATCGGCAGCCTGCCCAGCTTGCCGGTGGTCTACCGGGAAGTCATGGCGAGCCTGCAGAAACCCAATGCCTCACTGGCTGATGTAGGCAAGGTCATCGGCAAAGACGTGGCCATGACCGCCACGCTGCTCAAACTGGTGAGTTCGGCTTTCTTCGGCCTGTCGAAGCCGGTCAACACGGTAGAGCGTGCCGTGGCTTTCCTGGGCCTGGACACGCTGATCACGCTGGTGCTGGCCCAGGGGATCTTCAAGGAATCGCCGCCGATCAACGTACCTGGCTTCAGTATCGAGAAACTCTGGCAACACAGTCTGGCGACGGCCAGTGCCGCGCGAATCATCGCCGGCCAGCAGGGCTGCGACAAGGCGGAACTCGACGATGCCTTTCTGGCCGGAATGCTGCACGACGTCGGCAAGCTGGTTCTTGCCCAGTCCATGCCCGAGCAGTTTGGCGAAGTACTGGCTACGGCACGCGACAATAGTGCCATCCACGCCGAACGGGAAGTCCTGCAGACCACGCACGCGGATATCGGCGCCTACCTGCTCGGCTTGTGGGGACTCACCGATGCAGTGGTTGAGTCGGTGGCGTTCCATGAACGCGCCGGCGATGCAGTAACCGGGGGAATCGGACTGCCGGCCATCGTGCATGCTGCCGACCGCCTGGTACATTTTCCGGAGCAAACGGACGCCGATTGCAAGGAACTCGGACTTGATACCCGTTGCCTCACGGAGTTCGGCATGCGCGAAAGGTGGCCGGTATGGCAATCGGCATGGTCAGCACATCTCCATGGAGCTGCCGAATGA
- a CDS encoding glucosidase yields the protein HSYLRMLYKYPQTAFPYAQLVSENHQRGASQPEYELMDTGVFDNDRYFDVSVEYAQAAPEDILMRITAVNRGADAAPLHILPQLWFRNTWSWQEHSVRPRIWHADENELFAEHAELGTCRLYVDGEPELLFTDNDTNFRKLDGLDVSGYFKDGFHERVIGGAKDAVNPARTGTKFAAWHRFTVPAQGSVEVRLRLCRQPVSLPFRDFSAILAERKAEADSFYARIQLGLEDDDARAIQRQAFAGLIWSKQFYYYDVPQWLKGDPAQPPPPSSRRHGRNWEWQHLNNADIISMPDKWEYPWYAAWDLAFHMLPFALIDPGFAKRQLVLLTREWYMHPNGQIPAYEWAFGDVNPPVHAWAAWRVFQIDRVQRGGRGDLPFLERVFHKLLLNFTWWVNRKDTDGRNVFQGGFLGLDNIGVFDRSSELPTGGFIDQSDGTSWMAMYSLNMMRIALELARHNNVYEDIATKFFEHFLSIAEAMTSMGEGELGLWDDEDKFFYDVLHMPDGRMERLKVRSMVGLIPLFAVETIDADMLEKLPGFARRLEWFLNYRPDLAALVSHWDVGGKGERRLLSLLRGQRMKQLLRRMLDETEFLSEFGVRALSRFHAEHPYEFDVNGDRLVVAYQPAESDTGFFGGNSNWRGPIWFPVNFLIIESLQKFHYYYGDDFKVECPTGSGNYMTIKEVSEELTRRLARIFLKGPDGKRPVYGHDARMQTDAHFRDHLQFYEYFHGDTGRGVGASHQTGWTALIAKLLQPRRPTG from the coding sequence GCACTCGTATCTGCGCATGCTCTACAAGTATCCGCAGACCGCATTTCCTTATGCGCAACTTGTCAGCGAAAACCATCAGCGCGGCGCGTCGCAGCCCGAGTACGAGCTGATGGACACCGGTGTGTTCGACAACGATCGCTACTTCGATGTGTCCGTCGAGTACGCGCAGGCGGCGCCTGAAGACATCCTGATGCGCATCACTGCCGTCAATCGCGGTGCTGATGCCGCGCCGCTGCACATCCTGCCGCAGTTGTGGTTCAGGAATACCTGGAGCTGGCAGGAGCACAGCGTGCGGCCGCGCATTTGGCACGCCGATGAAAACGAGCTATTTGCCGAGCACGCCGAGCTGGGTACTTGCCGGCTCTATGTCGATGGCGAGCCGGAGCTGCTCTTTACCGACAACGACACCAACTTCCGCAAGCTCGATGGCCTTGACGTGTCTGGCTACTTCAAGGACGGCTTTCACGAGCGTGTGATCGGGGGTGCAAAAGATGCCGTGAATCCGGCCCGTACCGGCACAAAGTTTGCAGCCTGGCACCGTTTTACCGTGCCGGCGCAGGGCAGCGTCGAGGTGCGGCTGCGCCTGTGCCGGCAGCCGGTCTCGCTGCCTTTCCGGGATTTCTCCGCCATCCTTGCCGAGCGCAAGGCGGAAGCCGACAGCTTCTATGCACGCATACAGCTCGGCCTGGAGGACGATGATGCGCGCGCCATCCAGCGTCAGGCCTTTGCCGGTCTGATCTGGTCCAAGCAGTTCTACTACTACGATGTGCCGCAATGGCTGAAGGGTGATCCGGCACAACCGCCGCCGCCTTCGAGTCGCCGGCATGGACGCAACTGGGAATGGCAGCACCTCAACAATGCCGACATCATCTCGATGCCGGACAAGTGGGAATATCCCTGGTACGCGGCCTGGGATCTGGCCTTCCACATGCTGCCCTTTGCGCTGATCGATCCGGGCTTTGCCAAGCGCCAGCTCGTGTTGCTGACCCGTGAGTGGTACATGCACCCGAACGGGCAGATACCGGCCTATGAGTGGGCCTTTGGCGATGTCAATCCGCCCGTGCATGCCTGGGCGGCATGGCGGGTGTTCCAGATCGACCGGGTGCAGCGCGGCGGCAGGGGCGACCTGCCATTTCTCGAGCGCGTATTCCACAAGCTGCTGCTCAATTTCACCTGGTGGGTGAACCGCAAGGACACCGATGGCCGTAACGTCTTCCAGGGCGGCTTCCTCGGTCTCGACAACATCGGCGTATTCGACCGCAGCTCGGAACTGCCGACTGGCGGCTTCATCGACCAGTCCGATGGTACGAGCTGGATGGCAATGTACTCGCTGAACATGATGCGCATCGCGCTTGAGCTTGCCCGGCATAACAACGTCTACGAGGATATCGCGACGAAATTCTTCGAGCATTTTCTGAGTATCGCCGAAGCCATGACCAGCATGGGCGAAGGTGAGCTCGGGCTGTGGGATGACGAAGACAAGTTCTTCTATGACGTCCTGCATATGCCTGACGGCAGGATGGAACGCCTCAAGGTCCGCTCGATGGTCGGCCTGATCCCGCTGTTTGCCGTGGAGACCATCGATGCGGACATGCTGGAGAAGCTGCCCGGCTTTGCCCGGCGGCTGGAGTGGTTCCTGAACTACCGTCCTGATCTCGCCGCGCTGGTCTCGCACTGGGATGTGGGCGGCAAGGGCGAGAGACGTCTGCTGTCACTGTTGCGCGGCCAGCGCATGAAACAGCTGCTCCGGCGCATGCTCGATGAGACCGAGTTTCTGTCGGAGTTCGGTGTACGGGCGCTGTCGCGCTTCCACGCGGAACATCCCTACGAGTTCGACGTGAACGGCGACAGACTTGTGGTTGCCTATCAGCCGGCGGAGTCGGATACGGGCTTTTTTGGCGGCAACTCGAACTGGCGCGGGCCGATCTGGTTTCCGGTGAACTTTCTCATCATCGAGTCGCTGCAGAAGTTTCACTATTACTACGGTGACGACTTCAAGGTGGAGTGTCCGACCGGATCGGGCAACTACATGACGATCAAGGAGGTATCAGAGGAACTGACGCGCCGGCTGGCGCGGATTTTTCTCAAGGGTCCGGACGGCAAGCGCCCGGTATATGGCCATGACGCGCGCATGCAGACCGATGCGCATTTTCGCGACCATCTGCAGTTTTACGAATACTTCCACGGCGATACCGGCCGCGGTGTGGGTGCCTCGCACCAGACCGGCTGGACGGCGCTGATTGCCAAGCTCCTGCAGCCCCGTCGCCCGACCGGCTGA
- a CDS encoding response regulator, which yields MNASPEKIMNSPARLPAVLLLDDEPNVTAGLKRALHGDPWKIHTAATVGGAFDILAREPVDVIVSDERMPGMSGSQFLTEVRKKYPNTIRMILSGQADLEAAVRAINEGEVYRFLLKPCNPAELRITIRQALEHKQLVELSCKLLREYEKKQALLDELERANPGITLIETDESGAICLDEEDEELAIDLADLLKEMQTHVG from the coding sequence ATGAATGCATCACCAGAGAAGATCATGAACAGCCCGGCCAGATTACCCGCCGTACTGTTGCTCGACGATGAGCCAAACGTCACGGCAGGACTGAAACGTGCCCTGCACGGTGATCCGTGGAAAATCCACACGGCAGCAACCGTTGGCGGTGCGTTTGACATTCTGGCGCGCGAACCGGTGGACGTCATCGTCTCCGATGAACGCATGCCCGGCATGTCCGGATCGCAGTTCCTGACCGAGGTACGCAAGAAGTATCCGAATACGATCCGCATGATCCTGTCCGGGCAGGCGGATCTTGAAGCCGCAGTCCGCGCGATCAACGAGGGAGAGGTCTACCGTTTCCTGCTCAAGCCGTGCAATCCGGCCGAGCTGCGCATCACCATCCGTCAGGCACTCGAGCACAAGCAACTGGTTGAGCTGAGCTGCAAACTGCTGCGTGAGTATGAGAAAAAGCAGGCCCTGCTGGATGAACTCGAGCGGGCCAACCCCGGCATCACCCTGATCGAGACCGACGAAAGCGGTGCGATCTGCCTGGACGAAGAGGATGAGGAACTTGCCATCGACCTCGCCGATCTGCTCAAGGAGATGCAGACCCACGTCGGCTAG
- a CDS encoding response regulator, protein MTARVLFVDDEPNVLEGFRRQLRKHVAIDTATSAEEGLKMLAANGPYAVVVSDMRMPQMNGSQFLTRVRAVSPDSVRMILSGQADMESTIAAVNEGHIFRFLTKPCSGEHLVDAVDSALRQYALVHAEKELLEKTLSGAVGVLTEILGMTNPGAYSRAARIQRYAEALVHALGLPMPWELKLASMLSQLGCVALPADTLAKVYAGQTLSPDEQTMYATHPALAGKLLAGVPRLEAVAEIVAAQDAHQALDKMPAELSAWDATSLSKLLLRTASELDQMLSSGSKPQEAVGALRAPEYELPKSVLEALRNIPLERAKAVTRVLELRQLEPGMVLDQDVMSSKGIRLVPNGQEVTRTMLERLHSVAAGVGIIEPLRVVVCL, encoded by the coding sequence ATGACAGCCAGGGTCCTGTTTGTCGACGATGAGCCCAACGTCCTCGAGGGCTTCAGACGTCAGCTGCGCAAGCACGTGGCGATCGACACCGCCACCAGCGCTGAAGAGGGGCTGAAGATGCTCGCCGCCAACGGCCCCTATGCGGTTGTCGTTTCCGACATGCGCATGCCACAGATGAACGGCTCGCAATTCCTGACCAGGGTGCGGGCTGTCAGCCCCGATTCCGTACGGATGATCCTGTCCGGCCAGGCAGATATGGAATCGACCATCGCGGCAGTCAACGAAGGACACATCTTCCGTTTCCTGACCAAGCCCTGCTCGGGCGAGCATCTGGTCGATGCGGTTGACTCTGCGCTGCGACAGTACGCACTGGTCCATGCCGAAAAAGAGCTGCTGGAAAAAACCTTGAGCGGCGCGGTAGGCGTGCTTACGGAAATACTCGGCATGACAAACCCCGGTGCCTACAGCCGGGCAGCGCGGATCCAGCGCTACGCGGAGGCGCTGGTCCATGCGCTTGGCCTGCCCATGCCCTGGGAGCTCAAACTCGCCAGCATGCTGTCCCAGCTCGGCTGTGTCGCGCTGCCGGCCGACACGCTGGCCAAGGTCTATGCCGGCCAAACCCTCTCGCCCGATGAACAGACGATGTACGCCACGCATCCTGCACTTGCCGGCAAGCTGCTGGCCGGCGTACCCAGACTCGAAGCCGTTGCCGAAATCGTCGCCGCTCAGGACGCGCACCAGGCACTGGACAAGATGCCGGCAGAGCTGTCCGCCTGGGATGCGACCTCGCTCAGCAAATTGCTGCTGCGTACCGCCAGTGAACTTGATCAGATGCTCTCCAGCGGCAGCAAACCGCAGGAAGCCGTCGGGGCACTGCGGGCGCCGGAATACGAGCTGCCAAAAAGCGTACTGGAAGCCCTGCGAAACATACCCCTGGAGCGGGCAAAAGCGGTAACCCGCGTGCTCGAACTGCGCCAGCTGGAGCCGGGAATGGTCCTGGACCAGGACGTGATGAGCAGCAAGGGAATCCGTCTGGTACCCAATGGCCAGGAAGTGACCCGCACCATGCTGGAACGGCTGCACAGTGTCGCGGCGGGCGTCGGCATCATTGAACCGCTGCGTGTAGTCGTCTGCCTGTAG